A window of the Henckelia pumila isolate YLH828 chromosome 3, ASM3356847v2, whole genome shotgun sequence genome harbors these coding sequences:
- the LOC140890953 gene encoding beta-galactosidase 15-like — MVSSKPHFLFLILALLCFISSYADIVSHDGRALTINGKRRIILSGSIHYPRSTAEMWPDLIKKSKEGGLDAIETYVFWNAHEPLRRQYDFSGNLDLVRFIKTVQDEGLYAVLRIGPYVCAEWNYGGFPVWLHNMPGVELRTYNSIYMNEMQNFTTLIVDMLKKENLFVSQGGPIILAQIENEYGNVISSYGDAGKEYIKWCANMANLLDVGVPWIMCQEDDAPPSVINTCNGFYCDQFTPNNPNSPKMWTENWTGWFKNWGSRHPYRTPEDLAFSVARFFENMGTFQNYYMYHGGTNFGRTAGGPYITTSYDYNAPLNEYGDLNQPKYGHLKQLHDVLHSMEEVLTYGDYSNSDLGFYNYITEFKYNNVSSCFLGNANTTSDATINYNGVDYHVPAWSVSILPDCKTEVYNTARVNTQTSVMVKKPNDAEDEPLALEWNWRPEIIDESVVLGKGQVSSGQLVDQKAINDVSDYLWYMTSMNLDKDDPIISDTMTLRVNATGHIMHAYVNGKYVASQWATYGVFNYVFEKDIKLKPGKNQISILSATIGLTNYGGNFDSVQVGLPGPIEIIGKKGDETIIKDLSSHKWSYKIGLKGLNDELFKSDPKSDSQWQSTDLPTHRMLTWYKTTFKPPMGDDSVVVDLRGLGKGLAWVNGNSLGRYWPSYITDQDSCSNDPCDYRGSYWSWKCATNCGEPSQRWYHVPRSFMTDGDNELVLFEEFGGDPSLVNFKTVRVGSVCGNAYEGNPMELSCQGRAISEIKFASFGEVGGACGSFEKGSCEASNDVLSIVQKECLGKESCSVHASEDALGSASCDAGVAKRLVVEAICN, encoded by the exons ATGGTTTCTTCGAAACCCCATTTCCTCTTCCTCATTTTGGCTCTGCTTTGCTTCATCTCCTCCTATGCCGACATCGTTTCGCACGATGGAAGAGCCCTCACCATCAACGGTAAACGTCGAATCATCCTTTCGGGTTCCATCCACTACCCACGAAGCACCGCCGAG ATGTGGCCCGATCTGATCAAGAAATCTAAGGAAGGTGGATTGGATGCCATCGAAACATACGTCTTCTGGAACGCGCACGAGCCTCTCCGTCGCCAGTACGATTTTTCGGGCAACTTGGATCTCGTGAGGTTCATTAAAACAGTCCAGGATGAAGGTCTCTATGCTGTTCTCCGTATTGGACCTTATGTGTGTGCCGAATGGAATTATGG aGGATTCCCCGTGTGGTTGCATAATATGCCTGGGGTTGAGCTTCGAACTTACAATTCTATTTACATG AATGAGATGCAAAATTTCACTACATTGATTGTGGACATGCTAAAGAAAGAGAACCTCTTTGTATCACAAGGAGGTCCCATCATTCTTGCTCAG ATTGAAAATGAGTATGGAAACGTTATCTCGTCCTATGGCGATGCCGGAAAAGAGTACATTAAGTGGTGTGCAAACATGGCTAACTTACTAGACGTTGGGGTTCCATGGATCATGTGCCAAGAAGATGATGCCCCTCCCTCCGTg ATCAACACATGCAATGGCTTCTACTGTGATCAATTCACTCCCAATAATCCAAACAGCCCCAAAATGTGGACAGAAAATTGGACTGGATG gttCAAGAACTGGGGTAGCAGACATCCGTACAGAACTCCTGAGGATCTCGCTTTTTCGGTTGCCCGATTTTTCGAGAATATGGGCACTTTCCAAAATTATTATATG TACCATGGTGGAACCAACTTCGGAAGAACCGCAGGTGGCCCGTACATTACCACATCATACGATTACAATGCACCCCTTAATGAATACG GTGATTTGAATCAACCAAAATACGGACACTTGAAGCAGCTCCACGATGTGTTGCATTCAATGGAAGAAGTGTTGACTTATGGAGATTATAGCAACAGCGACTTGGGATTTTATAACTAC ATCACTGAGTTCAAATACAATAATGTCTCGAGTTGTTTCCTTGGCAACGCCAACACGACGAGTGATGCAACCATCAACTACAACGGGGTCGACTACCACGTGCCTGCATGGTCCGTTAGTATCCTCCCGGATTGTAAGACCGAAGTTTACAACACGGCTAGG GTAAACACTCAAACCTCAGTGATGGTGAAGAAGCCGAACGACGCAGAAGACGAGCCACTCGCACTGGAGTGGAATTGGAGACCCGAAATCATCGATGAGTCAGTTGTTCTTGGCAAGGGCCAGGTTTCCTCCGGCCAACTTGTTGACCAAAAGGCCATTAATGATGTTAGCGATTATTTGTGGTACATGACAAG TATGAATCTTGACAAGGACGATCCAATTATAAGTGACACAATGACTCTTCGTGTGAATGCTACTGGGCATATTATGCATGCATATGTCAATGGGAAGTATGTTG CCTCCCAATGGGCTACCTATGGAGTTTTTAACTATGTTTTCGAGAAGGACATTAAGCTCAAGCCTGGAAAGAATCAAATCTCAATACTCAGTGCTACCATTGGACTAACG AACTATGGAGGTAATTTTGATTCGGTACAAGTTGGACTACCCGGACCGATCGAGATCATCGGAAAGAAGGGCGATGAGACGATAATCAAAGACTTGTCAAGCCACAAATGGAGTTACAAGATTGGATTGAAGGGGTTGAACGACGAATTATTTAAGTCTGATCCCAAATCTGATTCCCAATGGCAATCTACCGATCTTCCTACCCATAGGATGCTcacttggtacaag acGACTTTCAAGCCTCCGATGGGTGACGATTCCGTCGTAGTGGACTTACGAGGACTAGGGAAAGGCCTTGCTTGGGTTAATGGCAACAGCCTCGGCCGATACTGGCCTAGTTACATTACAGATCAGGACAGTTGCTCGAACGATCCTTGCGACTACCGCGGCAGTTACTGGAGCTGGAAATGCGCCACAAACTGCGGGGAACCTTCACAAAGATG GTACCACGTGCCCCGTTCATTCATGACCGACGGAGACAACGAACTCGTGCTCTTCGAAGAATTCGGAGGCGACCCGTCGCTGGTTAACTTCAAGACAGTGCGTGTGGGAAGCGTGTGCGGCAACGCCTATGAGGGCAACCCCATGGAGCTATCGTGCCAAGGAAGGGCGATTTCGGAGATCAAGTTTGCGAGCTTCGGCGAAGTTGGAGGGGCTTGTGGCTCGTTCGAGAAGGGCTCTTGTGAGGCTTCCAATGATGTGCTCTCCATTGTACAAAAG GAATGTTTGGGGAAAGAATCTTGCTCGGTTCATGCAAGTGAAGATGCACTTGGGTCAGCAAGTTGTGATGCTGGAGTGGCGAAGAGGCTCGTGGTAGAAGCTATTTGTAATTAG